The genomic segment gcaggtgatccacccgcctcagcttcccaaagtgctgggattacaggcgtgagccaccacacccagctactgtATTACTTTTTATGCCTCTAGAATTTTGTGTGTTGCAGTTGTCAGTTGAGCCTTAATTTTCGCTATTGTAGAGGATTCTTTTATTTGCAGTTGCACAGCAGTATATGTATCTGTCCCCTGtggatggacatctgggttgtgTCCAGTGTCTCTTGACCACCCTACCTTGTGCCATGCTCCCTGACCCTCCTGTCATTATTCCACACTCTAGCTACATCCACAAAGCCATGACTTCGTGAATCCCTGTCTTCAACTTCTGAGCTCCAGACTATACAAGGCATAACTGTGTTTATTGAGCCAGAAATGAATCAATATTTTACATGTGGTAGCGCATTTAATATTCACAGCAATACAAATGTTAGGTAATATTCTTATCGCCATTTTACAATTGAGAAGAAGGCCAAGGCCCGGAAGGCTTGAAtatttgctcaagatcacacaccTTTTCCCACGTCCCCTTCCAAGTCCCATCAGCAACTCAAACTCAGCACATCCATGATGTAACCTATCATCTTCCTCCAAACCATTTCCTCACTTGTGCCCTACTCTCAGTGGGGACATCTCCAATCCCCAGACTCAAGTTGGAAACTGGAGGCCATCTCtgactcctccctctccctccctcacccacTCCATCCAAACAGAGCCCAAGTCTGGCACATTGTACCTCTTGGGTATTGATCAATCCTGTCTCTCGTCTTCATGCCCACAGTGCTGACCCATTAGGTGCCCAGCTGCTGCTCTTGGGTCATTGCTTCCCACCACTCTCTTTGCAGGCCCATCTCCACCATTTCCAGCATCCTACACACTGCAGCTCAAGtgcactttctttttattttttttgcttttttccttcaaGGCTATTGCAAAACAAGTGCACTTTCTAAACCTCACCGTGTCCCCCACCTCCAGAAGGAAGCCCAGTCTCCTCTGCCCATCACCTCAAACTGTAAAGTGCAGCTCTCAGCCCCAGAAAGGACACCCCCCACCACATCCTGCTCTGTCTCCTCCTCTGGAAAGCCTCCTGGCCTTGGCCCAGAGGCTGGATGTGAGCTCCCCCAACCTGAACCCCACAGCCTCCAGGCCTCCCACTCTGcactccctttcttcctcataATTACCTGTCCCCCATTAAACTGCAACCATCAAAGGCAGAGCCCAGTGCATCCACTGGGCATCCCCAGTGTCCAGATAGggcctgcacacagtaggtgcacaATGATTGTTGAAAGGCAAATGTATAGCAATGACAGGAACCATGAGTGATGCTGCCTTCTGAgccccaggcaacagagtgattCTTACCTGACCCCAGGCTCAGCGGATCCTGGCCCCCTACCCCGACCCGACCTCTGCACCTGCTCCCTATGAGgcttcttcctgtgtcttcatGTGTTTGAAGGATTTCCCTCTTTGCATTTTCCTTACAACTGTGGGATTCCTTCATGTAGGAGCACTCTGGcaccaggaagaagaaagaggagtcCAACCCCTTACCAGCCTTCAATCTATAGCATGCCTTCTCAAGTGAATTaaaactgattctttttttttgagacagaatttcgctcctgtggcccaggctggagtgcaatggctcggtctcggttcaccgcaacctccgcctctccagttcaagcaattctcttgtctcagcctcccgagtggctgggattacagacgcccactaccatgcctgggtaattttttgtatttttagtagagatgggatttcaccatcttggccaggctggtctcaaacttctgacctaaggtgatccacttgcatcagcctcccaaagcgctgggattacaggcgtgagcccagccTAAAACTGATTCTTAAAAGGggaggtgaaaaaaaaatcttactcttttttatGTATAAAGTACAGAACATATACAGTACATAAACAGATATATAGTATATCTGTGGTATTAAAATTTCatgtgattaagaaaaaaaatatctaaaaggcTACTGGGGAAGGCGCTAATGGAAAAAAAAGGCTAAGAAATTCTGATCTACATTCTTgggccttgccttgtctggtcCAAGAACTGGCCAGAACTCTGGGAAGGGAAGAACCAGGGGAGAGTCGAGTTCAATCTCAGGATCCCCTCAAAGTATCTCCAAAGCTGGTCCTCCATCAGCCAGCCAGCTATGGTTCTTTCCCCAAAACCGCCCTTCCTTCCCCCATGCCTGAAAATCcctttctgtttctgtcattCTTTCATCTCACCCTGTTCCTACTGAGGGCACAGGTCAGCTCTTCCCCGCTCTCTCCCCGGGGCATCCCAGTTCCCAGGGTGTGAAAGACTCAAGGTGCCTCACCCCTACACCTTGGGCTAAAGCATAGCCctagagctcctggaagaacccagGAGGGGAGCCCAACCACAGGTCCCCAGGAAGTGGGGTTCTGCTGTGGGATAAGGCTTGCTttattggggtgggggtgggatcaCAAAGACTCTCTACTTAGAAGTGTTCTTGGGCCATGGATTCCTGTAAGGTGGGGGCCAGGCGGACTGAAGGTCTGTTGTCAGGGCTCACGGAGacaggggtgaggggagaggccACAGATGCATGAGGTTCCATCTTGGTCGATACGGTTATCCTGTGATCTTCATACGTCACAGGGTCCTCCAATTTTGGGGGTTCCCGTGGGATGGTGGAGCCAATGAAGACCACATAGATGATGCCACCTAGATAGGCACCCAGAGGTGGTGCCACcactggcacccaccaccagttCTCCCCATCGCTGCAGGCAAGAGGCAGAGGCCTGCTGAGGGGGGCTGATGTCCAGGACAGCACCCTCATCCACCTCAGGCCAAGACAGTATAAGCAGAGGAGTCATCCCCAGGATACCCCACGAGACACTTCAGCCCAGGGCCCTGGTTGGCCTCAGCTCGATTCAGGGACAGGGCTGACACTCAGTGCAGGTGCAGGATCTGTATCCGTACTGGTCTGGGGAAATGTTGGGACTCACTCCTGCTCCCCAGGCCACCACAGGGCTCTGCAGGACCCTCCTATGCTGCCCCTCACATCCCCCCCATACCTCCTCAACATGCAGGGGACCCACAGAAAAACTTGAAAGAATGGGCCTAGGCAGGGGCCGTACCTGAAGACCTGTTTGCCCCAGCCAGCAATGAAGGTGAAGATACGGGGGGGCAGGTCCCGGGATGGGTTGATGGCATATCCTGTGTTCATGCCAAGGGACATCCCAATGGTGACCACGAGTATGCCTATCACCAGCGCCTGTGTTCCCGGCAGTGCTGGGTTGTTCTCCTGGTCCGTGATGGCAAAGAGACACAGCTGGAGCATCCCGGTCAGCCACACCTGAGGAGCAGATGCTGTGGCAGCTCACCAGGGCCCCTCCCCAAGCCACAGTGCCTCAGCAGTGCCCCAGTCCAAGCCCACTAGCAGAGACACATCTCTGTACAATCTCCATCCAGAGTTCTTGTCCTGTCTATCAGGAAGAGCTCCCTGCTGGCTCCATCCTGAGGGGtggagggcagggggagggtACTCATCCTGGACCACTGACCTCATTCAGGAAGCCCCGCCACAATGTCATGTAATCAGGAAGGTAGGTGGCAAAAATGCCAGCTGTCGCTACAGGACCGGTCACCATCAGCTGTCCACCCGAAAAGTGGAGAATGGCCGCTGCGGAGACACAAACTGTCATGTGAACCTGCCCCCAGTGAAGCCCCACGGGGTCCCAGAAATGAGGTTATAGGTTAGAGGGTGGAGGCGCTCCAAGGCTTTTttctcccagctattttttacaAACCAGGACACTAAGGTCCGATCTGCCCTAATTTCAGAGGAGGCAACTGAGGCCAGAGGCGGGCACCCAGGCAGTGCACTCACTGTAGAAGAGGGTGTGGATGGTGGCAGCCGCCAGAAAGGAGCCGAGGCACTGACCCAGCACATAGACCGGAAACTTCCTCCAGGGCAGGCGGCCCAGCGCGCAGTTAGCAAAGGTCACAGCTGCATTCATGTGGGCCCCTGAGGGC from the Callithrix jacchus isolate 240 chromosome 1, calJac240_pri, whole genome shotgun sequence genome contains:
- the AQP7 gene encoding aquaporin-7 isoform X2, whose amino-acid sequence is MVSWSGITRIQQILQKKLVREFLAEFMSTYVMMVFGLGSVAHMVLSKKHGSYLAVNLAFGFGVTMGVHMAGNISGAHMNAAVTFANCALGRLPWRKFPVYVLGQCLGSFLAAATIHTLFYTAILHFSGGQLMVTGPVATAGIFATYLPDYMTLWRGFLNEVWLTGMLQLCLFAITDQENNPALPGTQALVIGILVVTIGMSLGMNTGYAINPSRDLPPRIFTFIAGWGKQVFSDGENWWWVPVVAPPLGAYLGGIIYVVFIGSTIPREPPKLEDPVTYEDHRITVSTKMEPHASVASPLTPVSVSPDNRPSVRLAPTLQESMAQEHF
- the AQP7 gene encoding aquaporin-7 isoform X1; the encoded protein is MIHASKHRRSTRSSKMVSWSGITRIQQILQKKLVREFLAEFMSTYVMMVFGLGSVAHMVLSKKHGSYLAVNLAFGFGVTMGVHMAGNISGAHMNAAVTFANCALGRLPWRKFPVYVLGQCLGSFLAAATIHTLFYTAILHFSGGQLMVTGPVATAGIFATYLPDYMTLWRGFLNEVWLTGMLQLCLFAITDQENNPALPGTQALVIGILVVTIGMSLGMNTGYAINPSRDLPPRIFTFIAGWGKQVFSDGENWWWVPVVAPPLGAYLGGIIYVVFIGSTIPREPPKLEDPVTYEDHRITVSTKMEPHASVASPLTPVSVSPDNRPSVRLAPTLQESMAQEHF
- the AQP7 gene encoding aquaporin-7 isoform X4, with the protein product MVLSKKHGSYLAVNLAFGFGVTMGVHMAGNISGAHMNAAVTFANCALGRLPWRKFPVYVLGQCLGSFLAAATIHTLFYTAILHFSGGQLMVTGPVATAGIFATYLPDYMTLWRGFLNEVWLTGMLQLCLFAITDQENNPALPGTQALVIGILVVTIGMSLGMNTGYAINPSRDLPPRIFTFIAGWGKQVFSDGENWWWVPVVAPPLGAYLGGIIYVVFIGSTIPREPPKLEDPVTYEDHRITVSTKMEPHASVASPLTPVSVSPDNRPSVRLAPTLQESMAQEHF
- the AQP7 gene encoding aquaporin-7 isoform X3 → MIHASKHRRSTRSSKMVSWSGITRIQQILQKKLVREFLAEFMSTYVMMVFGLGSVAHMVLSKKHGSYLAVNLAFGFGVTMGVHMAGNISGAHMNAAVTFANCALGRLPWRKFPVYVLGQCLGSFLAAATIHTLFYTAILHFSGGQLMVTGPVATAGIFATYLPDYMTLWRGFLNEENNPALPGTQALVIGILVVTIGMSLGMNTGYAINPSRDLPPRIFTFIAGWGKQVFSDGENWWWVPVVAPPLGAYLGGIIYVVFIGSTIPREPPKLEDPVTYEDHRITVSTKMEPHASVASPLTPVSVSPDNRPSVRLAPTLQESMAQEHF
- the AQP7 gene encoding aquaporin-7 isoform X5 translates to MIHASKHRRSTRSSKMVSWSGITRIQQILQKKLVREFLAEFMSTYVMMVFGLGSVAHMVLSKKHGSYLAVNLAFGFGVTMGVHMAGNISGAHMNAAVTFANCALGRLPWRKFPVYVLGQCLGSFLAAATIHTLFYTAILHFSGGQLMVTGPVATAGIFATYLPDYMTLWRGFLNEVWLTGMLQLCLFAITDQENNPALPGTQALVIGILVVTIGMSLGMNTGYAINPSRDLPPRIFTFIAGWGKQVFRWHHLCGLHWLHHPTGTPKIGGPCDV